In a genomic window of Styela clava chromosome 7, kaStyClav1.hap1.2, whole genome shotgun sequence:
- the LOC120328661 gene encoding uncharacterized protein LOC120328661, translated as MAWRADSVAIAGDISKMFNQIQMAEVDQKFHRFLWRYGDSSLQPTIFQWLRVMFGDKSSPDLACFTIKFLADKFRKDHPLGAVVLDKDTYIDDVSHSVSNHILANKVINDVDQILIRGKFSIKIWNSNHSEVDQNPGEKVVDVLGHSWNKTDDSFSSKFKDISFMQTGFSKRKALACVMKLWDPLGYLLPVTMQYRIDLQKIWADGFSWDQTLPDDVVKCWYNNVQEMSKLAQVSTPRCLKPENTTGPPQLHAFSDGGDLAYGTCVFLRWPTTGGVKLTFVAAKGFVAPLKHKSTPRKELMGAIGMSRLVHEISRALPYNIASEYFWIDSKVVIYWLNSQSGKFKPFVASRVQEFQDTHKNLTKEVKCIPSLLNAADCLTKPISCEKLTIWHEGPEFLRQPMEYWPNDDDLKLDELRQEILEEKPPTKSKAYRGKRQFNVVKADLPYQNDNDLADNFSSRQDLLRATAWMKGAFQQKSFVNLEFKPADVVQYIEKAKLCIFRICQKSMIDEFGKDVKTLWKLNLLFDSHGILRIGGRLNRTDLYMEMKHPVVLPGKHSLVRLLGVFYHKKFLHQGYRVILANMKNDGIVLIGGRILLKSIASMCIFCRIRRRKLLQQSMGELPSFRMQPQMAPFNSVAMDFFGYLKVKQSRNVVINASVLIITCATTCCIHLELCLALDTNSFLRAWRRFVSIYKGNSSCICIFRRRYYISS; from the coding sequence ATGGCATGGCGAGCTGATAGTGTGGCTATTGCTGGTGATATATCGAAAATGTTCAATCAAATTCAAATGGCAGAAGTCGATCAGAAATTTCATCGTTTCCTTTGGCGCTATGGTGATTCATCGTTGCAACCAACAATCTTTCAATGGCTTCGGGTTATGTTCGGAGATAAATCTAGTCCTGACTTGGCATGCtttacaattaaatttttaGCCGATAAATTTCGAAAAGATCATCCTCTTGGAGCTGTTGTATTGGACAAAGATACATACATTGATGATGTCAGTCATTCTGTTTCGAATCACATTCTTGCAAACAAGGTTATCAATGATGTTGATCAAATACTTATTCGTGGAAAATTCTCTATAAAGATTTGGAACTCAAACCATTCTGAAGTAGATCAAAATCCTGGTGAAAAAGTTGTTGATGTACTTGGTCATTCCTGGAATAAAACTGATGACAGTTTCAGTTCAAAATTCAAAGACATTTCTTTCATGCAAACAGGATTTTCTAAAAGAAAAGCATTAGCATGTGTAATGAAATTGTGGGACCCTCTGGGTTATTTACTCCCAGTCACAATGCAGTATAGAATAGATCTTCAAAAGATCTGGGCAGATGGATTTAGCTGGGACCAAACTTTGCCAGATGATGTGGTCAAATGCTGGTATAACAATGTTCAAGAAATGTCCAAGTTAGCTCAAGTTTCAACTCCAAGATGTCTGAAACCTGAAAACACAACTGGACCTCCTCAACTGCACGCATTTTCAGACGGTGGAGATTTAGCCTATGGCACTTGTGTGTTCTTACGGTGGCCTACAACAGGTGGAGTTAAGCTAACATTCGTTGCAGCAAAGGGATTTGTGGCGCCACTCAAACACAAAAGTACTCCAAGAAAGGAGCTAATGGGAGCAATAGGCATGAGCAGATTGGTGCATGAAATAAGTAGAGCACTACCGTACAATATTGCATCCGAATATTTCTGGATAGACAGCAAAGTTGTTATTTATTGGTTGAACTCCCAATCTGGAAAATTCAAACCATTCGTTGCTTCAAGAGTACAAGAATTTCAAGATACACATAAGAATTTAACAAAAGAAGTCAAATGCATTCCAAGTCTTCTTAATGCTGCAGATTGTTTAACAAAACCTATTTCCTGCGAGAAGCTTACAATTTGGCATGAAGGACCTGAATTTCTAAGGCAACCAATGGAATATTGGCCGAATGATGATGACTTAAAATTAGATGAATTACGTCAAGAAATATTGGAAGAAAAACCACCAACTAAGTCAAAAGCATATCGCGGAAAAAGACAATTCAACGTCGTTAAAGCAGATTTGCCTTATCAAAATGATAATGATTTAGCGGATAATTTTTCTTCAAGGCAAGACTTGCTAAGAGCGACAGCTTGGATGAAGGGTGCATTTCAGCAAAAATCATTTGTCAATTTGGAATTTAAACCTGCCGATGTCGTACAATACATAGAGAAAGCAAAATTATGTATATTCAGAATTTGTCAAAAATCTATGATTGATGAATTTGGGAAGGATGTCAAAACTCTATGGAAATTAAACTTGTTATTCGATTCTCACGGAATTCTTCGTATTGGTGGAAGACTGAATAGAACTGATTTATATATGGAAATGAAGCATCCAGTCGTACTTCCGGGCAAACATTCCCTCGTTCGTCTTCTTGGAGTGTTCTATCATAAAAAGTTCTTACATCAAGGGTATCGAGTTATATTGGCAAATATGAAGAATGACGGTATTGTTCTTATTGGTGGAAGAATACTTTTAAAATCAATAGCATCAATGTGTATATTTTGCAGAATTCGTCGTAGAAAGTTGCTACAGCAAAGCATGGGAGAACTTCCTTCATTTCGAATGCAACCACAGATGGCACCATTCAATTCTGTAGCAATGGATTTTTTCGGATACTTGAAAGTAAAGCAATCTCGAAATGTAGTTATCAACGCGTCTGTTTTAATTATTACATGTGCAACCACTTGTTGTATTCATCTGGAACTGTGTCTGGCTCTGGATACTAATTCGTTCCTTCGGGCATGGAGACGATTTGTATCTATATATAAGGGGAATTCATCCTGCATTTGTATTTTCCGACGGAGGTACTACATTTCAAGCTAG
- the LOC120327890 gene encoding cullin-3-A-like isoform X2 translates to METIFSIHFNFRMTMDEKYVANIWELLKNAIQEIQKKNNSGLSFEELYRNAYTMVLHKYGEKLYNGLREVVTEHLTQKVRVDVVESLNNYFLPTLNSAWNDHQTSMVMIRDILMYMDRVYVSQNNVDSVYNLGLKIFRDKVVREPAIREHLKEVLLDKVARERRGEVVDRGAVRNACMMLMTLGKEVYEEEFERDFLKQSAEFYQMESQKFLAENSASVYIKKVEARINEEGERARHYFDPSTEQEIVAVLEKELIEKHMKTIVDMENSGAVQMLMHDKKDDLECMFQLFARVSQGLETLRDCVSKYLREQGKALISDEEGKSAVDFIQNLLDLKDRFDAFHKESFKSAQLFKKMICSDFEWFININPKSPEYLSLFIDDKLKKGLKGLSESEVEVVLDKTMVLFRFLQEKDVFERYYKQHLARRLLGNKSISDDSEKNMITKLKNECGCQFTSKLEGMFKDMHVSSSTNDEFKKHIQDSGTSLKGVDLSVRVLTTGYWPTQPASPNCNIPPAPRHAFDVFRRFYLGKHSGRQLTLQHQMGNADLNATFFGLAKVKASASSSSMNDGNNGEPSTSKVTPQSRRHILQVTTSQMVILLLFNNRDKWNFEELQQETDIPAKELTRALQSLACGKPNQRVLMKEPKGKEIEKTHMFTVNDGFTSKLHRVKIQMVAARQGESEPERRETRTKVDEDRRHEIEAAIVRIMKSRKEMQHNLLVAEVTNQLKHRFLPSPVITKKRIEGLIEREYLARSQTDRKVYHYVA, encoded by the exons ATGGAAACTATTTTTTCTATCCATTTTAACTTCCGA ATGACTATGGATGAAAAGTATGTTGCCAATATTTGGGAACTGCTCAAAAATGCGATTCAAGAaattcaaaagaaaaataacAGCGGGCTCAGTTTTGAGGAGTTATACAGAAATGCCTATACTATGGTTCTGCACAAATATGGTGAAAAATTATACAATGGGCTAAGAGAAGTTGTTACGGAACATTTAACACAAAAG GTCCGTGTTGATGTTGTGGAATCTTTGAACAACTATTTTTTACCGACGTTAAATTCTGCTTGGAATGATCATCAGACATCTATGGTTATGATCAGAGATATCTTGATGTACATG GATCGAGTTTATGTTTCACAAAATAATGTAGACAGTGTTTACAATCTgggattaaaaatatttcgggATAAAGTTGTGCGTGAACCAGCAATACGAGAACATTTAAAAGAGGTTTTATTGGATAAAGTTGCCAGGGAAAGAAGAGGTGAAGTTGTTGACAG agGAGCTGTTAGAAATGCATGCATGATGTTGATGACTCTTGGTAAAGAAGTTTATGAAGAAGAATTTGAAAGGGATTTTCTAAAGCAATCTGCTGAATTTTATCAG ATGGAAAGTCAAAAATTTTTGGCAGAAAATAGTGCATCCGTTTATATAAAGAAAGTTGAAGCTCGTATAAATGAAGAAGGGGAAAGAGCTCGACATTATTTCGACCCATCAACTGAACAAGAGATTGTAGCTG taCTGGAGAAAGAACTGATAGAGAAACACATGAAAACAATTGTTGACATGGAAAACTCAGGAGCAGTGCAGATGTTGATGCATGATAAGAAAGATG ATTTAGAGTGTATGTTCCAGTTATTTGCTCGAGTTTCTCAAGGTTTGGAAACATTGAGAGATTGTGTGAGTAAATATTTGAGAGAGCAAGGAAAGGCACTCATTAGTGATGAGGAAGGAAAATCTGCTGTTGATTTTATCCAG AACTTACTGGATCTTAAGGATCGTTTTGATGCTTTCCATAAGGAATCGTTCAAGTCCGCTCAGTTGTTCAAGAAAATGATTTGCTCAGATTTTGAATGGTTTATAAATATAAACCCGAAATCACCAGAATATTTATCTTTGTTTATTGATGACAAACTAAAAAAAGGATTGAAAGGA ttatcAGAGTCTGAAGTGGAAGTTGTATTAGACAAAACAATggttttgttcagatttttacAAGAAAAAGATGTTTTTGAGAGATATTACAAACAACATTTGGCCAGGAGATTACTTGGAAATAAAAGTATTTCTGACGATTCtgagaaaaatatgataacTAAGTTGAAG AATGAATGCGGATGTCAGTTTACATCAAAGTTAGAAGGAATGTTCAAAGACATGCATGTGTCATCATCCACTAATGATGAGTTCAAGAAACATATACAGGATTCAGGG ACTTCCTTGAAAGGAGTGGATCTCAGTGTCAGAGTATTAACGACGGGATATTGGCCGACCCAACCAGCAAGTCCAAATTGTAATATACCACCTGCTCCTAGACATGCTTTTGATGTTTTCAGAAG GTTTTATCTCGGCAAGCATAGTGGACGTCAGTTAACTTTACAGCATCAAATGGGAAACGCAGATCTTAATGCAACATTCTTTGGTCTTGCTAAAGTAAAAGCATCAGCAAGTAGCTCATCTATGAACGATGGAAATAACGGAGAGCCATCAACATCAAAAGTTACTCCACAAAGTCGCCGACATATACTGCAAGTTACGACATCACAGATGGTTATATTGCTTCTATTTAATAACAGAGATAAATGGAATTTTGAG GAATTACAGCAAGAGACTGACATTCCAGCTAAAGAACTTACGAGAGCTCTGCAATCGCTTGCGTGTGGAAAACCAAATCAAAGAGTTCTGATGAAGGAACCTAAAGgaaaagaaattgagaaaactCACATGTTTACAGTCAATGATGGATTCACCTCGAAACTCCATAGAGTTAAAATACAAATGG TTGCTGCAAGACAAGGTGAATCTGAACCAGAGCGTCGAGAAACTAGAACAAAGGTAGATGAAGACAGAAGACATGAAATCGAAGCAGCGATTGTTCGAATTATGAAATCAAGAAAGGAAATGCAACATAATTTACTTGTTGCAGAA GTCACAAACCAGCTGAAACACAGATTTCTTCCAAGCCCTGTGATCACAAAGAAAAGAATTGAAGGATTGATTGAACGGGAATATCTTGCAAGAtcacagacagacagaaaagTGTATCATTATGTTGCATAA
- the LOC144425210 gene encoding uncharacterized protein LOC144425210, whose amino-acid sequence MAENQTKFDWKYNVPYASHMNGVVESLINSVRKALDAPVVNYSRALMTYEEWTTVLNEITYIINSRPLFPDGNPLEYNCITGNTLLHPYAKQIVPQTTQEERFNPRDMLKVAENRVEVFWKTWMKHIPPQLLLANKWFRTRRNLQVGDYVSILQPGFKGGSAPRGLWKKALVHNIMPSSDGLVRSVTIKDSDGNLYNRPIHKLCLIATKEELQCELKGI is encoded by the coding sequence ATGGCAGAGAATCAAACGAAATTTGATTGGAAATATAATGTGCCTTACGCGTCACATATGAATGGAGTAGTAGAATCGCTTATCAACTCGGTTCGCAAAGCACTCGATGCACCAGTGGTGAATTACAGCAGGGCTCTTATGACCTACGAAGAATGGACAACTGTTCTCAACGAAATTACTTATATCATCAATAGTCGACCACTTTTCCCAGATGGAAACCCTTTggaatataattgtattacTGGCAATACTCTTTTACATCCATATGCAAAGCAGATAGTCCCTCAAACTACACAAGAAGAGAGATTCAATCCACGAGACATGCTAAAAGTGGCGGAAAACAGAGTTGAGGTGTTCTGGAAAACATGGATGAAACACATACCGCCTCAGCTATTACTTGCTAACAAATGGTTTCGAACAAGACGCAATCTTCAAGTTGGAGATTACGTATCAATTCTTCAACCTGGATTTAAAGGCGGAAGTGCACCCAGAGGTTTATGGAAAAAAGCACTGGTTCACAACATTATGCCCAGTTCAGATGGCTTAGTGAGAAGTGTTACAATCAAAGACAGCGATGGGAATTTATACAATCGACCAATACATAAACTTTGTCTAATTGCGACCAAAGAAGAGCTACAATGTGAGTTGAAAGGCATCTAA
- the LOC120327890 gene encoding cullin-3-A-like isoform X1: MNSRLQTKKDSKMRIRAFPMTMDEKYVANIWELLKNAIQEIQKKNNSGLSFEELYRNAYTMVLHKYGEKLYNGLREVVTEHLTQKVRVDVVESLNNYFLPTLNSAWNDHQTSMVMIRDILMYMDRVYVSQNNVDSVYNLGLKIFRDKVVREPAIREHLKEVLLDKVARERRGEVVDRGAVRNACMMLMTLGKEVYEEEFERDFLKQSAEFYQMESQKFLAENSASVYIKKVEARINEEGERARHYFDPSTEQEIVAVLEKELIEKHMKTIVDMENSGAVQMLMHDKKDDLECMFQLFARVSQGLETLRDCVSKYLREQGKALISDEEGKSAVDFIQNLLDLKDRFDAFHKESFKSAQLFKKMICSDFEWFININPKSPEYLSLFIDDKLKKGLKGLSESEVEVVLDKTMVLFRFLQEKDVFERYYKQHLARRLLGNKSISDDSEKNMITKLKNECGCQFTSKLEGMFKDMHVSSSTNDEFKKHIQDSGTSLKGVDLSVRVLTTGYWPTQPASPNCNIPPAPRHAFDVFRRFYLGKHSGRQLTLQHQMGNADLNATFFGLAKVKASASSSSMNDGNNGEPSTSKVTPQSRRHILQVTTSQMVILLLFNNRDKWNFEELQQETDIPAKELTRALQSLACGKPNQRVLMKEPKGKEIEKTHMFTVNDGFTSKLHRVKIQMVAARQGESEPERRETRTKVDEDRRHEIEAAIVRIMKSRKEMQHNLLVAEVTNQLKHRFLPSPVITKKRIEGLIEREYLARSQTDRKVYHYVA; this comes from the exons ATGAATTCACGACTTCAAACGAAAAAAGACTCAAAAATGAGGATTCGGGCTTTTCCG ATGACTATGGATGAAAAGTATGTTGCCAATATTTGGGAACTGCTCAAAAATGCGATTCAAGAaattcaaaagaaaaataacAGCGGGCTCAGTTTTGAGGAGTTATACAGAAATGCCTATACTATGGTTCTGCACAAATATGGTGAAAAATTATACAATGGGCTAAGAGAAGTTGTTACGGAACATTTAACACAAAAG GTCCGTGTTGATGTTGTGGAATCTTTGAACAACTATTTTTTACCGACGTTAAATTCTGCTTGGAATGATCATCAGACATCTATGGTTATGATCAGAGATATCTTGATGTACATG GATCGAGTTTATGTTTCACAAAATAATGTAGACAGTGTTTACAATCTgggattaaaaatatttcgggATAAAGTTGTGCGTGAACCAGCAATACGAGAACATTTAAAAGAGGTTTTATTGGATAAAGTTGCCAGGGAAAGAAGAGGTGAAGTTGTTGACAG agGAGCTGTTAGAAATGCATGCATGATGTTGATGACTCTTGGTAAAGAAGTTTATGAAGAAGAATTTGAAAGGGATTTTCTAAAGCAATCTGCTGAATTTTATCAG ATGGAAAGTCAAAAATTTTTGGCAGAAAATAGTGCATCCGTTTATATAAAGAAAGTTGAAGCTCGTATAAATGAAGAAGGGGAAAGAGCTCGACATTATTTCGACCCATCAACTGAACAAGAGATTGTAGCTG taCTGGAGAAAGAACTGATAGAGAAACACATGAAAACAATTGTTGACATGGAAAACTCAGGAGCAGTGCAGATGTTGATGCATGATAAGAAAGATG ATTTAGAGTGTATGTTCCAGTTATTTGCTCGAGTTTCTCAAGGTTTGGAAACATTGAGAGATTGTGTGAGTAAATATTTGAGAGAGCAAGGAAAGGCACTCATTAGTGATGAGGAAGGAAAATCTGCTGTTGATTTTATCCAG AACTTACTGGATCTTAAGGATCGTTTTGATGCTTTCCATAAGGAATCGTTCAAGTCCGCTCAGTTGTTCAAGAAAATGATTTGCTCAGATTTTGAATGGTTTATAAATATAAACCCGAAATCACCAGAATATTTATCTTTGTTTATTGATGACAAACTAAAAAAAGGATTGAAAGGA ttatcAGAGTCTGAAGTGGAAGTTGTATTAGACAAAACAATggttttgttcagatttttacAAGAAAAAGATGTTTTTGAGAGATATTACAAACAACATTTGGCCAGGAGATTACTTGGAAATAAAAGTATTTCTGACGATTCtgagaaaaatatgataacTAAGTTGAAG AATGAATGCGGATGTCAGTTTACATCAAAGTTAGAAGGAATGTTCAAAGACATGCATGTGTCATCATCCACTAATGATGAGTTCAAGAAACATATACAGGATTCAGGG ACTTCCTTGAAAGGAGTGGATCTCAGTGTCAGAGTATTAACGACGGGATATTGGCCGACCCAACCAGCAAGTCCAAATTGTAATATACCACCTGCTCCTAGACATGCTTTTGATGTTTTCAGAAG GTTTTATCTCGGCAAGCATAGTGGACGTCAGTTAACTTTACAGCATCAAATGGGAAACGCAGATCTTAATGCAACATTCTTTGGTCTTGCTAAAGTAAAAGCATCAGCAAGTAGCTCATCTATGAACGATGGAAATAACGGAGAGCCATCAACATCAAAAGTTACTCCACAAAGTCGCCGACATATACTGCAAGTTACGACATCACAGATGGTTATATTGCTTCTATTTAATAACAGAGATAAATGGAATTTTGAG GAATTACAGCAAGAGACTGACATTCCAGCTAAAGAACTTACGAGAGCTCTGCAATCGCTTGCGTGTGGAAAACCAAATCAAAGAGTTCTGATGAAGGAACCTAAAGgaaaagaaattgagaaaactCACATGTTTACAGTCAATGATGGATTCACCTCGAAACTCCATAGAGTTAAAATACAAATGG TTGCTGCAAGACAAGGTGAATCTGAACCAGAGCGTCGAGAAACTAGAACAAAGGTAGATGAAGACAGAAGACATGAAATCGAAGCAGCGATTGTTCGAATTATGAAATCAAGAAAGGAAATGCAACATAATTTACTTGTTGCAGAA GTCACAAACCAGCTGAAACACAGATTTCTTCCAAGCCCTGTGATCACAAAGAAAAGAATTGAAGGATTGATTGAACGGGAATATCTTGCAAGAtcacagacagacagaaaagTGTATCATTATGTTGCATAA